Proteins from a genomic interval of Arvicola amphibius chromosome 10, mArvAmp1.2, whole genome shotgun sequence:
- the Elfn1 gene encoding protein ELFN1 has translation MAGHGWGAPWVLVAAATLLHAGGLAQGDCWLIEGDKGFVWLAICSQNQPPYEAIPQQINNTIVDLRLNENRIRSVHYASLSRFGNLTYLNLTKNEIGYIEDGAFSGQFNLQVLQLGYNRLRNLTEGMLRGLSKLEYLYLQANLIEVVMASAFWECPNIMNIDLSMNRIQQLGSGTFAGLAKLSVCEIYSNPFYCSCELLGFLRWLAAFTNATQTHDRVQCESPPVYAGYFLLGQGRHGHQRSILSKLQSVCTEDSYTAEVLGPPRPVPGRSQPGHSPPPPPPEPSDVPCPDDECFSGDGTTPLVVLTTLATQMEARPSMKVKQLTQNSATIMVQLPSPFNRMYTLEQYNNSKSFTVSKLTQPQEEIRLTNLYTLTNYTYCVVSTTSGTHHNHTCLTICLPKPPSPPGPVPSPSTATHYIMTILGCLFGMVLVLGAVYYCLRKRRRQEEKHKKAVAAAAGSLKKTIIELKYGPEIEAPGLAPLTQGPMLGSEAVSRIPYLPATTSDVEQYKLVESSETPKATKGNYIEVRTGEPPERRSCELSRPGTENQSSVAEISTIAKEVDRVNQIINNCIDALKSESTSFQGAKSGAVSVAEPPLVLLSEPLASKHSFLSPVYKDAFGHGGLQRHHSVEAAPGPPRASSSSSGSARSPRTFRAEATGTHKAPATETKYIEKSSPVPETILTVTPAATVLRAEADKSRQYGEHRHSYPGSHPAEPPAPPPPPPTHEGLGGRKASILEPLTRPRPRDLVYSQLSPQYHNLSYSSSPEYTCRASPSIWERLRLSRRRHKDDSEFMAAGHALRKKVQFAKDEDLHDILDYWKGVSAQHKS, from the coding sequence ATGGCTGGACACGGGTGGGGCGCACCCTGGGTGCTTGTGGCGGCTGCCACGTTACTGCACGCAGGCGGGCTGGCCCAAGGCGACTGCTGGCTGATCGAGGGTGACAAGGGCTTTGTGTGGCTGGCCATCTGCAGCCAGAACCAACCGCCCTATGAGGCCATCCCCCAACAGATCAACAACACCATCGTGGACCTGCGGCTCAATGAGAACCGTATCCGCAGCGTGCACTATGCCTCCCTGAGCCGCTTTGGGAACCTCACATACCTCAACCTCACCAAGAATGAGATCGGCTACATCGAGGACGGGGCCTTCTCCGGCCAGTTCAACCTCCAGGTGCTGCAGCTCGGGTACAACCGGCTGCGCAACCTTACGGAGGGCATGCTGCGGGGCCTGAGCAAGCTCGAGTACCTGTACCTGCAGGCCAACCTCATCGAGGTGGTGATGGCTAGCGCCTTCTGGGAGTGTCCCAACATCATGAACATAGACCTCTCCATGAACCGCATCCAGCAGCTGGGCAGCGGCACCTTCGCGGGCCTGGCCAAGCTCTCGGTGTGTGAAATTTACAGTAACCCTTTCTACTGCTCTTGTGAGCTGTTGGGCTTCCTGCGTTGGCTGGCCGCCTTCACCAATGCCACACAGACCCACGACCGGGTACAATGTGAGTCGCCTCCTGTCTACGCgggctacttcctgctgggcCAGGGCCGCCATGGCCACCAGCGTAGCATCCTCAGCAAACTGCAGTCTGTATGCACTGAGGACTCCTACACAGCTGAGGTGCTCGGCCCACCTCGCCCAGTGCCAGGCCGATCACAGCCGGGACATTCGCCACCGCCACCTCCACCGGAGCCCAGCGATGTGCCCTGTCCCGATGACGAGTGCTTCTCTGGTGACGGCACCACGCCACTGGTGGTCCTGACGACTCTGGCCACTCAGATGGAGGCTCGTCCCTCCATGAAGGTTAAGCAGCTGACCCAAAACTCGGCCACCATCATGGTGCAGCTGCCGAGCCCGTTCAACCGCATGTACACGCTGGAGCAGTACAACAACAGCAAATCGTTCACGGTGTCCAAGCTGACCCAGCCTCAGGAGGAGATTCGCCTGACCAATCTCTACACCCTCACCAACTACACATACTGCGTGGTCTCCACCACCTCTGGCACTCATCACAACCACACCTGCCTTACCATCTGCCTGCCCAAGCCGCCAAGCCCCCCTGGCCCTGTGCCCAGCCCCTCCACAGCCACTCACTACATCATGACCATCCTCGGCTGCCTCTTCGGCATGGTGCTCGTTCTGGGCGCTGTTTACTACTGCCTGCGCAAGCGGAGGCGACAGGAGGAGAAACACAAGAAGGCGGTGGCGGCGGCAGCTGGCAGCCTGAAAAAGACCATCATTGAGCTGAAGTACGGGCCTGAGATTGAGGCACCTGGTCTAGCCCCATTGACCCAGGGCCCGATGCTTGGCTCTGAGGCTGTGTCTCGAATACCCTACCTGCCAGCCACCACCAGTGACGTGGAGCAGTACAAGCTAGTGGAGAGTAGTGAGACCCCCAAAGCCACCAAGGGGAACTACATTGAAGTACGCACAGGGGAGCCGCCAGAACGCAGAAGCTGTGAGCTGAGCCGGCCTGGCACAGAAAACCAGAGCTCAGTGGCGGAAATCTCCACCATAGCCAAGGAGGTGGACAGGGTCAACCAGATCATTAACAACTGCATCGACGCACTCAAGTCTGAGTCCACGTCCTTCCAGGGCGCCAAATCGGGGGCCGTGTCCGTGGCTGAGCCACCACTGGTACTGCTGTCCGAGCCTCTGGCTAGCAAGCACAGCTTCCTGTCCCCTGTCTACAAAGATGCCTTTGGCCATGGTGGCCTGCAGCGGCACCACAGCGTGGAGGCTGCACCCGGGCCCCCCAGGGCCAGCAGTTCATCCAGCGGTTCTGCACGTAGCCCTCGCACCTTCCGGGCTGAGGCCACCGGCACACATAAGGCCCCAGCCACTGAGACCAAGTACATTGAAAAAAGCTCACCTGTGCCCGAGACCATCCTCACTGTGACACCCGCGGCCACTGTGCTGCGGGCCGAGGCCGACAAGAGTCGCCAGTATGGCGAGCATCGGCACTCGTACCCTGGCTCCCACCCTGCTGAGCCACCTGCTCCACCGCCACCCCCGCCCACTCATGAAGGGCTCGGAGGCCGCAAGGCATCCATCCTGGAGCCTCTGACACGGCCACGACCCCGAGACCTCGTCTACTCGCAGCTGTCCCCACAGTACCACAACCTGAGCTATTCATCCAGCCCCGAGTATACCTGCAGGGCGTCCCCAAGCATCTGGGAGCGCCTCAGACTGAGCCGTAGGAGGCACAAGGATGATTCGGAATTCATGGCGGCTGGCCACGCCCTGCGCAAGAAGGTCCAGTTTGCCAAAGATGAGGACCTGCATGACATCCTAGACTACTGGAAAGGCGTGTCCGCCCAGCACAAGTCCTGa